The following proteins are encoded in a genomic region of Lachnospiraceae bacterium KM106-2:
- a CDS encoding sensor histidine kinase, which translates to MFYTIITEVVAYYLLFYVKGLINSLVNMKESSGKGLFSYIWNIPIEDKEKLLDGASPNAFSYNVKSLLLVNKDYLTITIVLAVTLGLVLFIIYFLLLTRRLSNYLDEITEGINEITEGNFDVRIRIKDDDEFAGIARSINKMASEIGSMYKTEKNQENIRQELITNVTHDLRTPLTSIIGYLELARRSNTTKEDEKHYLAVAYDKSKRLEQLIEDLFSYTKFSSGEVKLNQDTFDLVKFMEQMVDEFYPSFQEYELQYEFSAKSPSVMIQADANLLARAVANLISNAVKYGKDGKKIKVWVETEENQAIISVMNYGEVIPEKELVNVFDKFYRVESSRSQATGGTGLGLAIAKKIIVMHQGDIALKSDLDGTVFTIKLPLEMK; encoded by the coding sequence TTGTTTTATACGATCATTACAGAAGTAGTTGCATACTATCTTTTATTTTATGTAAAAGGTCTGATCAATAGCTTAGTAAATATGAAAGAAAGCAGCGGAAAAGGACTGTTTAGCTATATCTGGAATATTCCCATCGAGGACAAAGAGAAACTGTTAGATGGGGCATCCCCTAATGCTTTTTCTTATAATGTAAAGTCACTGCTGCTTGTAAATAAAGACTATTTGACCATAACCATTGTATTGGCAGTCACACTTGGTTTAGTGCTATTCATTATTTACTTTTTATTATTAACTAGAAGATTATCCAATTATCTAGATGAGATAACGGAAGGAATCAATGAGATAACCGAGGGAAATTTTGATGTCAGAATTCGAATTAAGGATGATGATGAATTTGCAGGAATTGCTAGAAGTATCAATAAAATGGCTAGTGAAATTGGAAGTATGTATAAGACGGAAAAAAATCAGGAGAATATCAGGCAGGAGTTAATTACGAATGTAACTCATGATCTTAGAACTCCTCTGACTTCTATCATTGGATATCTTGAATTAGCCCGAAGATCTAATACCACGAAGGAAGACGAGAAGCATTACTTAGCGGTTGCTTATGATAAGTCAAAGCGTCTGGAACAGCTGATTGAAGACTTATTCAGCTATACTAAGTTTTCATCAGGTGAAGTGAAGTTAAATCAGGATACGTTCGATCTTGTAAAGTTTATGGAGCAAATGGTGGATGAATTCTACCCAAGTTTTCAGGAGTATGAGCTGCAATATGAATTTTCAGCTAAGAGTCCAAGTGTTATGATCCAAGCAGATGCGAATCTTTTAGCAAGAGCGGTTGCGAATCTGATCAGTAATGCCGTTAAGTATGGAAAAGACGGTAAAAAAATAAAAGTATGGGTCGAGACAGAAGAGAATCAGGCGATCATATCGGTTATGAATTATGGAGAAGTAATTCCAGAGAAAGAATTAGTGAATGTATTTGATAAATTTTACCGTGTTGAAAGCTCTAGATCACAGGCAACAGGAGGAACCGGACTTGGATTGGCGATTGCAAAGAAGATCATTGTGATGCACCAAGGAGATATTGCATTGAAAAGTGACCTTGATGGAACTGTATTTACTATTAAATTGCCACTGGAGATGAAGTAG
- a CDS encoding phosphate regulon transcriptional regulatory protein PhoB yields MGFCEREVVMPEEIQILVVDDDKEIADLVEIHLVSDGYKVLKANNAIDGLRLLKSNSIQLAILDIMMPGMDGLEMCKRIRMSSTIPIIMLSAKTSDLDKIVGLSTGADDYMIKPFNPLELMARVKSQLRRVTQFAGAAQPEDNKDIQVEDLTINKETHKVIAYGKEIKLTPIEFDILYLLASNVGKVFSTEEIFESVWNEKMYEANNTVMVHIRRLREKIEMDSRNAKIIKTVWGVGYKIEK; encoded by the coding sequence ATGGGGTTCTGTGAAAGAGAGGTAGTTATGCCAGAAGAAATTCAAATATTAGTTGTTGATGATGATAAAGAGATCGCTGACTTAGTAGAGATACATCTTGTTAGTGATGGATATAAAGTATTAAAAGCAAATAATGCAATAGATGGATTGAGATTATTGAAATCTAATTCGATCCAATTAGCAATTTTAGATATTATGATGCCTGGAATGGACGGACTAGAGATGTGTAAGAGAATTCGTATGAGCAGTACGATTCCAATTATCATGTTAAGCGCCAAAACAAGCGATTTAGATAAGATTGTCGGATTGAGCACAGGTGCCGACGATTATATGATCAAACCATTTAATCCATTGGAATTAATGGCGCGAGTCAAATCTCAGTTAAGACGTGTAACACAATTTGCAGGTGCTGCACAGCCAGAAGATAATAAGGACATTCAGGTGGAGGATCTGACTATTAATAAAGAGACTCACAAGGTGATCGCTTATGGAAAAGAGATCAAGTTAACACCAATCGAATTTGATATTTTATATTTATTGGCTAGTAATGTTGGAAAAGTATTCAGTACAGAAGAAATATTTGAAAGTGTATGGAATGAGAAGATGTATGAGGCGAATAATACTGTCATGGTACATATTCGAAGATTACGTGAAAAGATAGAGATGGATTCCAGAAATGCAAAGATCATAAAAACAGTATGGGGAGTTGGCTATAAAATTGAAAAGTAG
- a CDS encoding VanZ family protein, producing the protein MMKHKAAINRVGWCLFIIYIAVMAYFLFFSERYGRTIGTGIYRYNLEPLKEIKRFIQYRQLIGWESFIVNILGNIFAFSPFGFFLPMLCRKTRHWFHITLLSFELSLCIETLQLATKLGIFDVDDLIMNTIGGLVGYIIFAISYRLVRSTAKGARRRG; encoded by the coding sequence ATGATGAAACATAAAGCAGCAATCAATCGAGTTGGTTGGTGTCTATTTATTATATACATTGCCGTTATGGCATATTTTCTTTTTTTTAGCGAGCGATATGGAAGGACAATAGGGACTGGTATTTATCGCTATAATTTGGAACCATTAAAAGAAATTAAACGTTTTATTCAATATCGACAATTAATTGGGTGGGAAAGCTTTATTGTAAATATTTTAGGAAATATCTTTGCATTTTCCCCATTTGGTTTTTTCTTACCGATGCTATGTCGCAAGACCAGACACTGGTTTCATATTACATTGCTAAGCTTTGAGTTGTCTCTTTGTATTGAGACATTGCAGTTAGCGACTAAACTTGGTATTTTTGATGTTGATGATTTAATTATGAATACAATTGGCGGATTGGTTGGTTATATCATATTTGCCATTAGTTATAGATTAGTTAGGAGTACAGCGAAAGGAGCGAGAAGACGTGGCTAA